Proteins encoded together in one Ogataea parapolymorpha DL-1 chromosome III, whole genome shotgun sequence window:
- a CDS encoding Importin subunit beta-5: protein MESQVAQLISHQTNPDNYVRARAEQEFDQLVRSDPSQALCTLVVVGTSPHLDLAVRQGALLHVKRLVPKFWSPAFDSYEGPSTIASTAKQFVRDGLLKLVGDADSKIRNSASYAITQISAVDYPDEWPSLLSDLYATATDKASTPYQVLGSLAVLQDLFDDLIPDEQFFEGGVSVRILQTCEMILTSDSYNFQIKAQTLKLLKTVVDIFNSAEVSDHPARKQFVDQVVPRLVDLFAAMAAQLVANEALLRSLVIISLKNELYGCLSALANTFPKLVAPHAPRLLDTAVRELASMATVYVPLLAAEDIEAATNAQFSDLNEFQSVHIERIDSSELLATAIAGTIAFLQALADLPGTFLPEATVHELCTLLVQLNVLPREAQASYEADFNDFVSVETELTIESGTVVRDATRDLLETANTELNGAMVAELVQQLTTQVRADATDATVESTAYLLMCLFSNEAELQPSFEPENFLKFLLQLVQEQFRRAQLLSARLIMLIPKFLMKYESYLKEYGVRSLEQILSLPLDADHELVDAAVLIAFQYFNHFIPSSQFNTDIQTRLLQLVKQLMDSAAEDTNIMLLEALTIIINIDNRALATDEATLMLCMNLGFRDCSNFSLTASALECVEDLLRGIPEETYVGLCYKALPPLLKVVGDSNGEYSPELDLALQVLAVFLKGPAGQNDAGQGPDAVLPEDVFVAVFPSICSLILKCDDDEVLQSSSEVFNVLLSKGSPQIRAYRDAASGATGNELLLKIVSKFLSPAMSDRAIVRLGDLIVLLIENFSTESSVWQHFQDILQAATLRLLAAKELITIENLVLIFNTLTVLQPQQTVDFLAGFAVDGQSALEKVLPVWLQAFEVMRGYDRILSNIRAFIEIYKLDDVRLKRTLVNGDVLPNQVPDDVIVTRSMARKMPIRYEQIGADVKIVRLLLNEYKFQVRSAQKTEQTEKAQPADDDDGWEDLDDVGVPSFEQLQQYVHEDEHTGRTLADNHGDEIRQLLAAFFKECTAKNLCGFQDVYARLGDEDKRFLTEYVAFT from the coding sequence ATGGAATCCCAGGTTGCCCAGCTGATCTCGCATCAGACAAACCCTGATAATTATGTGCGAGCCCGCGCCGAGCAGGAATTCGACCAATTGGTGCGCTCCGACCCCAGCCAGGCCCTGTGCACCCTCGTCGTGGTCGGCACCTCTCCTCACCTTGATCTGGCCGTGCGACAGGGCGCACTGCTGCACGTGAAACGGCTTGTTCCTAAGTTCTGGTCGCCGGCGTTCGACTCCTATGAGGGCCCGTCCACAATCGCCTCCACCGCGAAACAATTCGTGCGCGACGGCCTGCTTAAGCTCGTTGGCGACGCAGACTCCAAAATCCGCAACAGCGCGAGCTACGCCATCACACAGATCTCTGCGGTGGACTACCCGGACGAATGGCCCTCGTTGCTCAGCGACCTCTACGCCACCGCCACCGACAAGGCCAGCACCCCGTACCAGGTGCTTGGCTCGTTAGCTGTGCTCCAGGACCTGTTTGACGACCTCATTCCGGACgagcagtttttcgagGGCGGCGTGTCGGTGCGCATTCTGCAGACATGCGAGATGATCCTGACCTCGGACTCGTATAACTTCCAGATCAAGGCCCAGACActgaagctgctcaagacCGTCGTCGATATCTTCAACAGCGCCGAGGTGAGCGACCACCCGGCCCGCAAACAGTTTGTCGACCAGGTGGTGCCGCGGCTGGTGGACCTGTTTGCCGCAATGGCCGCGCAGCTGGTTGCAAACGAGGCCCTGCTACGGTCGTTGGTTATTATCAGTTTGAAGAACGAACTTTATGGCTGTCTTAGTGCCCTAGCCAACACTTTTCCCAAACTTGTTGCGCCACACGCGCCACGGTTGCTCGACACGGCCGTCCGCGAGCTAGCTTCCATGGCTACCGTGTATGTGCCGCTATTGGCTGCCGAGGACATTGAGGCTGCCACCAACGCGCAGTTTTCGGACCTGAACGAGTTCCAGAGCGTGCACATCGAGCGTATCGACTCGtcagagctgctggcgaCCGCCATTGCCGGCACAATCGCGTTTTTGCAGGCCCTTGCCGACCTGCCGGGCACGTTTCTGCCGGAAGCGACGGTGCACGAGCTGTGCACGCTGCTTGTCCAGCTGAACGTGCTGCCACGTGAGGCACAGGCCAGCTACGAAGCCGATTTCAACGATTTTGTCAGTGTCGAGACGGAACTCACCATCGAAAGCGGTACCGTTGTGCGCGACGCGACAAGAGACCTGCTCGAGACAGCCAACACGGAGCTGAACGGCGCCATGGTGGCCGAGCTCGTGCAGCAGCTCACCACTCAGGTGCGTGCCGACGCGACAGACGCGACGGTCGAGAGCACGGCGTACTTGTTGATGTGTCTGTTTTCGaacgaggccgagctgcAGCCGTCGTTTGAGCCTGAAAATTTCCTCAAATTCTTGCTGCAGCTGGTTCAGGAGCAGTTCCGCCGTGCGCAGCTGCTTTCGGCCCGACTCATTATGCTGATACCAAAGTTTCTGATGAAGTACGAGTCGTATCTCAAAGAGTACGGCGTGCGCTCGCTAGAGCAGATCTTGAGCCTGCCACTTGACGCCGACCACGAACTCGTGGACGCGGCCGTGCTCATTGCATTCCAATACTTCAACCACTTTATTCCCTCGTCGCAGTTCAACACAGACATTCAGACccgcctgctccagctggttAAGCAGCTCATGGACTCCGCTGCCGAGGACACCAACATCATGCTCCTCGAGGCGCTCACTATCATCATCAACATAGACAATCGTGCACTCGCCACAGACGAGGCTACGCTCATGCTCTGCATGAACCTCGGCTTCCGCGACTGCTCCAACTTCTCGCTCACAGCGTCGGCGCTGGAGTGCGTCGAGGACCTGCTCAGGGGCATCCCGGAAGAGACATACGTGGGGCTGTGCTACAAGGCGCTGCCGCCGCTGCTGAAGGTGGTTGGCGACTCCAACGGAGAGTACTCGCCGGAACTGGATCTGGCACTACAGGTGCTGGCTGTGTTTCTAAAGGGCCCGGCGGGGCAAAACGACGCCGGCCAGGGCCCTGATGCGGTGCTCCCCGAGGACGTCTTCGTGGCCGTCTTCCCGTCCATCTGCAGCCTGATTCTCAAAtgcgacgacgacgaggtgctgcaGTCGTCGTCTGAGGTGTTCAACGTGCTGCTCTCCAAAGGTTCGCCGCAGATCCGCGCGTACCGCGACGCTGCGTCGGGCGCAACGggcaacgagctgctgctcaagatcgtGTCGAAATTTCTGTCGCCAGCGATGAGCGACCGCGCCATTGTGCGGCTCGGCGACCTCATTGTGTTGCTCATTGAAAACTTCAGCACCGAGTCGTCTGTGTGGCAGCACTTCCAGGACATTCTGCAGGCGGCCACTTTGCGGCTGCTGGCCGCTaaggagctgatcacgATCGAGAACCTTGTATTGATTTTCAATACGCTCACTGTCTTGCAACCGCAGCAAACCGTCGACTTCCTTGCCGGCTTTGCGGTCGACGGCCAGTCTGCgctcgaaaaagtgctGCCAGTGTGGCTACAGGCGTTCGAGGTTATGCGAGGCTACGACAGGATTCTGTCCAACATCCGCGCGTTCATCGAGATCTACAAGCTGGATGACGTGCGGCTGAAACGCACGCTGGTCAACGGCGACGTGCTGCCAAACCAGGTGCCGGACGACGTGATTGTGACGCGGTCGATGGCGCGCAAAATGCCGATCCGGTACGAGCAAATTGGCGCAGACGTCAAGATCGTGCgtctgctgctcaacgagtACAAATTCCAGGTGCGGTCGGCGCAGAAGACAGAGCAGACCGAGAAGGCACAGCCAgccgacgacgatgacggCTGGGAAGATCTCGACGACGTGGGCGTGCCGTCGTTCGAACAGCTGCAGCAGTACGTCCACGAGGACGAGCATACGGGCAGAACGCTTGCAGACAACCACGGCGACGAGATccgccagctgctcgccgCCTTCTTCAAAGAGTGCACGGCCAAGAACCTGTGCGGGTTCCAGGACGTGTACGCGCGGCtcggcgacgaggacaagcGGTTTTTGACCGAGTACGTAGCATTTACATAG
- a CDS encoding RNA polymerase-associated protein RTF1, translating into MSDSDDDLLALAGIGSEGDESDYEPEIQTTKRAGGLKRKIDESEGEQDNDDDEYGEQDPYPLEGKYKDDADKAELLAMDEVTREQIIYDREQEREKYRERRFLALRARQSKAESSAIKASRTTGKSLRTSKLSELKKQRERKNRKESRAYDSDEDDVDANELADEQEGSEDEEMYEEDYDIDDTDTRRKKHTTSDYDDKYYQDATLKDLNAKVRASRTILSRFMFRDEFDEVIRNTYVRVNIGVSRETGQPQYRIARVEEVKRGGKPYRLLNKPCDVYLLVSQGESKKLIDMACISDSPFSPSEFEAYRRRLEESGLELPSVGQVDAKFRELRDMSTRKLTDEDINKMVARKEAISVAAMDSGNRVKRLARLREELQVAVEQQDEARVETLTKQIDELGKYVHAGHNELSRMDQINLRNKKSNETAIRRAEKLNVEHRQKQILNNNFNDPFSRLRTNPKIFYSSAQSAQKEMAGEEQPVPEHTEHREESPLKCQFIRDGVDAVIGTIDFDVQLQI; encoded by the coding sequence ATGAGTGACAGCGATGACGATTTGTTAGCGCTTGCTGGAATCGGTTCGGAGGGAGACGAGAGCGACTACGAGCCGGAAATCCAGACCACGAAGCGTGCGGGCGGCCTCAAGCGCAAAATCGACGAGTCGGAGGGCGAGCAggacaacgacgacgacgagtatGGCGAGCAGGACCCGTACCCGCTTGAAGGCAAGTATAAAGACGATGCCGACAAGGCGGAGTTGCTGGCGATGGACGAGGTGACGAGGGAACAGATCATCTACGACCGTGAGCAGGAGCGCGAAAAGTACAGGGAAAGACGGTTCCTAGCCCTGAGGGCGCGGCAGAGCAAGGCGGAGAGCAGTGCTATCAAGGCATCGCGGACAACGGGCAAGTCTTTGCGGACGAGCAAGCTGTctgagctgaaaaaacagaGAGAAAGGAAGAACAGAAAGGAAAGCAGGGCATACGACTCTGACGAGGATGATGTGGACGCTAACGAGCTGGCAGACGAGCAGGAGGGctctgaggacgaggaaatgTACGAGGAGGATTacgacatcgacgacacagacacgCGTCGCAAAAAGCACACCACCAGCGATTATGACGACAAGTACTACCAGGACGCGACGTTGAAGGACCTGAACGCCAAGGTGCGTGCTAGTCGGACGATATTGTCGCGGTTCATGTTCCGggacgagtttgacgaggtTATCCGCAACACATACGTGCGTGTGAACATTGGGGTGTCTCGGGAGACGGGACAGCCGCAGTACAGGATTGCGCGAGTCGAGGAGGTGAAACGCGGTGGAAAACCGTACCggctgctgaacaagcCGTGCGATGTGTACTTGCTGGTGTCTCAGGGCGAGtcgaagaagctgattgaTATGGCGTGCATCTCGGACTCTCCATTTAGCCCGTCTGAGTTTGAGGCGTACCGGAGACGGCTGGAGGAGTCTGGACTGGAGCTGCCGTCTGTGGGCCAGGTGGACGCAAAATTCCGCGAGCTACGGGACAtgtcgacgagaaaattgacggacgaggacatcaacaagatgGTGGCCAGAAAGGAGGCCATCTCTGTGGCGGCGATGGACTCGGGCAATAGAGTTAAACGGCTGGCCCGGCTGCGGGAGGAGCTGCAGGTGGCTGTGGAGCAACAGGACGAGGCTCGTGTCGAGACGTTGACGAagcagatcgacgagctgggCAAGTACGTGCATGCGGGACACAACGAGTTGAGCAGAATGGACCAGATCAACCTGCgcaacaagaagagcaacgAGACGGCCATTCGCCGGGccgagaagctgaacgtGGAGCAccgccagaaacagattttgaacaacaACTTCAACGACCCGTTCTCGCGGCTGCGCACCAACCCAAAGATCTTCTACTCATCTGCACAGTCTGCGCAGAAGGAGATGGCCGGCGAGGAGCAGCCGGTGCCGGAGCACACGGAGCACCGCGAAGAGTCGCCGCTCAAGTGCCAGTTCATCAGGGACGGCGTCGATGCGGTTATTGGGACGATCGACTTCGACGTCCAGCTGCAGATATAG
- a CDS encoding Cytosolic protein required for sporulation, with amino-acid sequence MASHRPNSDASDRNEELLAPQRQRSSTAKRSPSILVTDSRKSQIKAPFAGHKQERIKKSGHPERTGPPSWVRPSSKLRRTPSASKFSDISVSNIISNISDIPSSRQRELPRYMSPNAQYITNLSRSGPRMVPQYYRTLPTRTSKTSQKLVLIPDHDQVPYSVDGDEASLLRGQDIGEETTTDNIFNSSHVRTRAEKLSKEQRANVYPRVTAYLIAEGFNLKLTSKFLSKHHMVSPRMYDEALYVAYSLPLLPGENGYRVQSNNSAKMQHGNQLMENFIDKSEQRDHHYEFYSGQDGDLDSVSSPKMSPAGSLVDEELAAQQHNSEFDPSEPQFFVSTSPTDSMLEEEEVRESDSSPDERKREEEAAVEASSAIDDTESDAGPGAGVEKRRSSSGSYKKKSYSHLPDLTKHAEMFILDYGVVVFWNFSEIHEKNILADLVFAKIQPGEFDLDDDDDDDHVFSNYLAASASREEPSSAPPQALTFIVKPVPEHDIETEEFQFEYISDIPTPRIYNDMITLKSGDHLIKLTISHAIAQSTKLSMFESKMSNILNSISRLPKALALTGKLQNYTRQKLLIKTGKLFQLRNEVNLSSNVLDKPEYFWTIEPGLDPLYSAIREYLEIDQRVEVINDRCKVFLDFFDIVADSLAERTMTKITMILIIAIGLSVLVSMIEILIRYLIIHRLE; translated from the coding sequence ATGGCCTCGCACCGTCCTAATTCCGACGCGTCCGATAGaaacgaggagctgcttgcCCCGCAGCGACAGCGCTCGTCCACGGCCAAGCGATCGCCCTCGATCCTCGTCACGGACTCGAGAAAAAGCCAGATAAAGGCGCCTTTTGCAGGCCACAAACAGGAACGAATCAAGAAATCGGGCCATCCAGAGCGCACTGGCCCGCCCTCGTGGGTCCGGCCGTCTTCCAAGCTGCGTCGCACGCCGTCAGCTTCCAAGTTCAGCGACATCTCTGTCTCCAACATCATTTCCAACATCAGCGACATTCCGTCCTCCAGACAGCGTGAATTACCCCGGTACATGTCGCCGAACGCGCAGTACATCACCAATCTGTCGCGGTCGGGCCCGCGGATGGTTCCACAGTACTACAGAACGCTGCCCACCCGAACGTCTAAGACCTCGCAGAAACTCGTGCTGATCCCGGACCACGACCAGGTGCCGTACTCTGTTGACGGCGACGAAGCGTCGCTGCTTCGCGGCCAGGACATTGGCGAGGAGACCACCACGGATAACATTTTCAACAGCAGCCACGTGCGGACGCGCGCAGAAAAACTGTCCAAGGAGCAAAGAGCCAACGTCTATCCCCGGGTGACGGCATACCTGATTGCAGAAGGGTTCAATCTCAAGCTCACGAGCAAGTTCCTATCAAAACACCACATGGTGTCGCCGCGGATGTACGACGAGGCGCTGTATGTGGCGTATTCGTTGCCTCTTCTGCCAGGAGAAAACGGCTACCGTGTGCAGTCCAACAACTCGGCCAAGATGCAGCACGGAAACCAGCTGATGGAGAATTTCATCGACAAGTCGGAGCAGCGGGACCACCACTACGAGTTTTACTCGGGCCAGGACGGCGATCTGGACAGTGTGAGCTCGCCCAAGATGAGTCCTGCCGGGAGCcttgtggacgaggagctggctgcgcagcagcacAATAGCGAGTTCGACCCATCGGAGCCGCAGTTTTTTGTGAGCACAAGCCCGACGGACAGCATgctcgaggaggaggaggtaCGCGAGAGCGACAGCAGCCCAGACGAGCGGAAACgggaggaggaggccgcGGTGGAGGCCAGTTCGGCCATCGATGACACCGAAAGCGATGCCGGGCCGGGCGCAGGCGTCGAGAAAAGACGATCGTCGTCGGGTTCgtacaagaagaaatcGTACTCGCACCTCCCGGACCTGACTAAACACGCAGAAATGTTCATTCTGGACTACGGCGTGGTggtgttctggaacttTTCCGAGATCCACGAGAAAAACATCTTGGCAGACCTGGTGTTTGCCAAGATCCAGCCTGGCGAGTTCGACTtggacgatgacgacgacgacgaccaTGTCTTCTCTAATTACTTGGCAGCCAGCGCCAGCCGCGAGGAGCCGTCTTCTGCCCCTCCCCAGGCGCTCACGTTCATCGTAAAGCCGGTTCCGGAACACGATATCGAGACGGAAGAGTTCCAATTCGAGTACATCAGCGACATTCCGACGCCGCGCATCTACAACGACATGATCACGCTTAAGTCTGGCGACCATCTGATCAAGCTGACCATTTCCCACGCAATCGCACAGTCTACCAAACTGTCCATGTTTGAGAGCAAGATGAGCAACATCCTCAACTCGATTTCGCGGCTACCGAAGGCACTAGCGCTCACGGGCAAGCTCCAGAACTACACACggcagaaactgctcatCAAGACAGGTAAACTGTTCCAGCTGCGCAACGAGGTTAACCTCTCATCTAACGTTCTGGACAAACCGGAGTACTTCTGGACGATCGAGCCCGGTCTGGACCCGCTCTACTCGGCCATCCGCGAGTACCTGGAGATCGACCAGCGCGTCgaggtgatcaacgacCGGTGCAAGGTGTTCCTCGATTTCTTCGACATCGTGGCCGACTCGCTGGCAGAGCGTACGATGACGAAGATCACCATGATTCTGATCATCGCGATCGGCCTCAGCGTGCTGGTGTCCATGATCGAGATCCTGATCCGCTACCTCATCATACATAGGTTGGAGTAG
- a CDS encoding Glutamate--tRNA ligase, cytoplasmic yields the protein MTIRLEIAGKAPLVDYAALTAAAFVNKGSNESIEIDVVDDKVVSKEANSPLRLTQGDKIITSGPEALNFLADEYPKLFLAKEASQEWIKFSYEKLTVKDFKKLSADLEKLDAHLNLRSFIVGYDISLADIAAWGALRANAVMGSVLKNSVYINITRWYQFLEADNRFGGMVEFLTKSLAEIRKAAKGGKKETHKANFEIDLPDAKDGQVVTRFPPEPSGYLHIGHAKAAILNQYFAEAYHGKLIIRFDDTNPTKEKVEFQDSILEDLELLGIKGDRITYSSDYFQEMYDLAVKLIKEGKAYCDDTPLEQMRAERMDGLKSARRDRSVEENLKIFTEEMKNGTEEGLKNCLRAKIDYTALNKTLRDPVIYRCNLTPHHRTGTAWKMYPTYDFCVPVVDALEGVTHALRTIEYRDRNAQYEWILNALNLRKVHIWDFARVNFVRTLLSKRKLQWFVDKQYVSNWDDPRFPTVRGIRRRGMSVEGLRNFVISQGPSRNIINLDWNIIWSANKKVIDPIAPRHTALAAENLVPVKLSNGPEKEYAEDRPKHKKNPAVGTKKVYFSSNLLLEQEDAKAIADGEEVTFMDWGNVICDKVVKQDGVVKEIEATLHLDGDFRKTSKKLTWLAADKHVDVDLVDFDHLITKEKLDEGDNFEDFLTPQTEFHTKAIADVNVQDMKVGDVIQFERKGYFRLDSNADGKYVFFTVPDGKSVNKYGAKA from the coding sequence ATGACTATCCGACTAGAAATTGCCGGCAAAGCTCCGCTCGTGGACTATGCTGCGTTgactgctgctgccttTGTCAACAAAGGCAGTAATGAATCGATTGAAATtgacgttgttgacgaCAAGGTTGTTTCAAAGGAGGCCAACTCGCCATTAAGACTCACTCAGggcgacaagatcatcacCTCTGGACCTGAAGCGCTCAACTTTTTGGCAGATGAGTACCCTaagctgtttctggccaaggaggCATCTCAAGAGTGGATCAAGTTTAGTTACGAAAAGCTCACTGTGAAGGATTTCAAGAAACTATCTGCCGAtctcgaaaagctggacgCTCACTTGAACCTGAGATCTTTTATTGTTGGCTACGACATTTCGCTCGCCGACATCGCCGCATGGGGTGCATTGCGTGCGAACGCGGTGATGGGATCTGTTTTGAAGAACTCCGTCTACATCAACATCACTAGATGGTAccaatttttggaggcagacaaCAGGTTTGGTGGAATGGTTGAGTTTTTGACCAAGTCGCTAGCCGAGATCAGAAAGGCTGCAAAAGGTGGCAAGAAGGAGACCCACAAGGCCAACTTCGAGATCGATCTGCCAGACGCCAAGGACGGCCAGGTCGTCACTAGATTCCCTCCAGAGCCATCTGGATATTTGCACATTGGCCACGCCAAGGCTGCAATTTTGAACCAGTATTTTGCAGAGGCCTACCATGGAAAACTGATAATCAGATTTGATGACACTAATCCTACCAAGGAGAAGGTCGAGTTCCAAGACTCGATTCTGGAAGACTTGGAGCTGTTGGGTATCAAGGGCGACAGAATTACGTACTCGTCGGATTATTTCCAGGAGATGTACGATCTGGCCgtcaagctgatcaaagAGGGCAAAGCATACTGCGATGACACTCCATTGGAACAAATGAGAGCCGAAAGAATGGATGGTTTGAAGTCTgccagaagagacagaagCGTCGAAGAGAACCTCAAGATTTTCACCGAGGAGATGAAGAACGGTACCGAGGAGGGTCTGAAGAATTGTCTGAGAGCCAAGATCGACTACACTGCGCTGAACAAGACACTGAGAGATCCAGTCATCTACAGATGCAACCTGACTCCTCACCACCGTACCGGCACCGCATGGAAAATGTACCCTACGTACGACTTCTGTGTGCCTGTGGTCGATGCCTTGGAAGGAGTGACCCATGCTCTGAGAACCATTGAGTACAGAGACAGAAACGCGCAGTACGAGTGGATTCTCAACGCTCTGAACCTCAGAAAAGTGCACATCTGGGACTTTGCCAGAGTCAACTTCGTCAGAACGCTGTTGTCGAAGAGAAAGCTGCAGTGGTTTGTTGACAAGCAGTACGTTTCGAACTGGGACGATCCAAGATTCCCAACAGTCAGAGGTATTAGAAGAAGAGGTATGAGCGTGGAGGGCCTGAGAAACTTTGTGATTTCGCAAGGTCCGTCCAGAAACATCATTAATCTGGACTGGAACATCATTTGGTCCGCCAACAAGAAGGTGATCGACCCAATTGCTCCTAGACATACTGCTCTTGCTGCCGAAAACTTGGTTCCTGTTAAGCTGTCGAACGGCCCAGAAAAGGAGTATGCTGAGGACAGACCAAAGCACAAGAAAAACCCTGCTGTTGGCACCAAGAAGGTGTACTTCTCGTCGAACCTgcttctggagcaggaggatGCCAAGGCCATTGCGGACGGCGAGGAGGTGACGTTCATGGACTGGGGAAACGTGATCTGCGACAAGGTCGTTAAGCAGGACGGTGTGGTGAAGGAGATTGAGGCTACGCTGCACTTGGACGGCGATTTCCGCAAGACAAGCAAAAAATTGACGTGGCTGGCTGCCGACAAGcacgtcgacgtcgacctGGTCGATTTCGACCACCTGATCaccaaggagaagctggacgaaGGTGACAATTTCGAGGACTTCCTCACACCTCAGACCGAGTTCCACACCAAGGCGATTGCGGACGTGAACGTCCAGGACATGAAGGTTGGCGACGTGATCCAGTTCGAAAGAAAGGGCTATTTCCGTCTGGACTCGAACGCAGACGGCAAGTACGTGTTTTTCACTGTGCCGGACGGCAAGAGCGTCAACAAGTACGGAGCCAAGGCCTAA
- a CDS encoding Protein RAI1, protein MEFSKVYPLQSRAQDASVKQPKELISYSRDIEGQYRVDDSQLSYFYLPDSQLNVPGGIDLQAGFKDFRANGEDFGEFTGLLAALEAYERKIGAKTPANIITWRGLMRSLMLLPFVNRDRIVLNIVVFDGQIFIQQDFQNAREAAELEKLTQSDLNKRQIYSGYKFEKIATLSKPWAQCSRKEIEQRNKLPVNNIEQYATVVKTSFGKTGLVMGAEVDCVFDYKPEDADPLPHYVELKTTRVLDSPQAVFSFENKLLKFWAQCFLVGIPKIICGFRDDNLILRTVEEYKTEQIPVMIKNNPLPNRHPSKNKFMQSLKFFNGLINWINETIPRDETKTYRLVFDPAVNPNYLNLSENNATVTNQLLDPETGMISKAFRDWRNELRSK, encoded by the coding sequence ATGGAGTTCTCTAAAGTTTATCCGCTGCAATCGCGCGCCCAAGACGCGTCGGTCAAGCAGCCCAAGGAACTGATCAGCTACTCGCGTGACATCGAAGGCCAATACCGTGTCGACGACTCGCAGCTGAGCTACTTCTATCTGCCAGATAGCCAGCTGAATGTGCCAGGAGGAATTGATCTGCAGGCAGGTTTCAAAGACTTCCGTGCCAACGGCGAGGACTTTGGCGAGTTTACCGGTTTGTTGGCCGCACTTGAGGCCTATGAGCGCAAAATAGGCGCCAAAACTCCCGCAAACATCATCACCTGGAGAGGTCTCATGAGGAGCCTGATGCTGCTGCCCTTTGTCAACAGAGACAGGATCGTGCTGAACATTGTGGTCTTTGATGGCCAGATTTTCATTCAACAGGATTTCCAGAATGCCAGAGAGGctgccgagctcgagaaaCTGACGCAATCCGACCTCAACAAACGACAAATATATTCCGGATACAAGTTCGAGAAGATCGCGACACTGTCCAAGCCGTGGGCCCAGTGCTCGCGCAAGGAGATTGAGCAGCGCAACAAGTTACCAGTGAACAATATCGAGCAGTACGCAACGGTGGTAAAGACCTCTTTTGGTAAGACAGGACTGGTCATGGGGGCAGAGGTGGACTGTGTTTTCGATTACAAACCAGAGGACGCAGATCCTCTTCCGCACTATgttgagctcaagacgaCACGTGTGCTGGATTCTCCACAGGCGGTGTTTTCGTTTGagaacaagctgctcaagttTTGGGCCCAATGTTTCCTCGTTGGCATCCCTAAAATCATATGTGGATTCAGAGACGACAATTTAATTTTGCGCACTGTCGAAGAGTACAAAACCGAGCAGATTCCTGTgatgatcaaaaacaaccCTTTGCCTAACAGACATCCGTCAAAAAACAAGTTCATGCAGTCTCTGAAGTTCTTCAACGGTCTGATCAACTGGATCAACGAAACGATTCCCCGCGACGAGACAAAAACATACCGTTTGGTTTTCGATCCAGCCGTGAATCCGAACTATTTGAACCTGAGCGAAAACAACGCCACTGTGACAAACCAGTTACTCGACCCCGAAACCGGCATGATCTCTAAGGCGTTCAGAGACTGGAGAAACGAACTTAGATCAAAATAG
- a CDS encoding Vacuolar-sorting protein SNF7 — protein MWGYFFGGNAKQKKELPKKAIVELREHISTLNKKSAFLETQVQEQDAIARKNVTSNKNLAKMALKKKKKLEADILKIENQVESLETQLNAIESANLNLETMKAMKQGAKAMKQMHGDFNVDKVDQTMDDIREQVELSEEISDAISRPLGNDLVDEDELDEELAALQQEELDNKMTDTKQAIKPPAEPVKSQLPDAPTGKVQEEEEDEDEKALRELQAEMGM, from the coding sequence ATGTGGGGATACTTCTTTGGCGGCAACgcgaagcagaagaaagagcttcCCAAGAAGGCGATTGTGGAACTTAGAGAGCATATTTCGACGCTAAACAAGAAGTCTGCGTTTCTAGAGACGCAGGTCCAGGAGCAGGATGCTATTGCGCGCAAGAATGTCACGTCGAACAAGAATCTGGCGAAAATGgccttgaaaaagaagaagaagctcgagGCAGACATACTCAAGATTGAGAACCAGGTGGAGTCGCTGGAGACGCAGCTCAACGCGATAGAGTCTGCAAACCTGAACCTGGAGACGATGAAGGCGATGAAACAGGGCGCCAAGGCGATGAAACAGATGCACGGCGACTTTAATGTCGATAAGGTCGACCAGACAATGGACGATATCAGAGAGCAGGTCGAGCTCAGCGAGGAGATCTCCGATGCCATCAGCCGACCATTGGGCAACGATCTTGTGGATGAGGATGAGCTTGACGAGGAGCTAGCTGCTCTACAGCAGGAAGAGCTTGATAATAAGATGACAGACACCAAACAGGCCATCAAGCCTCCGGCCGAGCCTGTCAAGTCGCAATTGCCAGACGCTCCGACCGGAAAGGTgcaggaagaggaggaggatgaggaTGAGAAGGCTCTGAGAGAGCTCCAGGCCGAGATGGGGATGTGA